In the Telopea speciosissima isolate NSW1024214 ecotype Mountain lineage chromosome 2, Tspe_v1, whole genome shotgun sequence genome, one interval contains:
- the LOC122651590 gene encoding serotonin N-acetyltransferase 2, chloroplastic, whose product MLLNGITSTPSPSSIRLLRSQNYNYKLKLTVSATSASQIPTSGNKLEFSISEEELKTRGFLLKHSMEGLNLDHLNTVFVAVGFPRRNTEKIRVALKNTDTVLWVEYSKTQKPVAFARATGDGVFNAIIWDVVVDPSFQGIGLGKAVMERLLEELLQKGITNIALYSEPRVLGFYRPLGFAADPDGIRGMVYSRKQKRN is encoded by the coding sequence ATGCTTCTCAATGGCATCACTTCCACTCCTTCACCTTCATCCATTCGCCTTCTCAGATCTCAAAACTACAATTACAAGCTCAAACTCACAGTTTCTGCTACTTCCGCTTCTCAAATCCCAACTTCAGGAAACAAATTGGAATTCTCAATCTCCgaagaagaattaaaaaccCGAGGCTTCCTCCTTAAGCACTCTATGGAAGGCCTCAACTTGGACCACCTCAATACGGTATTTGTGGCAGTCGGATTTCCTCGGCGAAACACAGAGAAGATTCGAGTGGCGTTGAAGAACACAGATACTGTATTGTGGGTGGAATACTCCAAGACGCAGAAACCCGTGGCGTTTGCAAGGGCAACCGGGGACGGTGTCTTCAACGCTATCATATGGGATGTGGTGGTGGATCCGTCGTTCCAGGGGATAGGGTTAGGGAAGGCGGTGATGGAGAGACTGCTGGAAGAGTTGTTGCAGAAGGGCATCACTAACATTGCCTTGTATTCGGagcctagggttttggggttttacagACCCTTGGGTTTCGCCGCCGATCCTGACGGGATCCGTGGCATGGTGTACTCTCGGAAACAGAAGCGTAACTAA